The region TGGCTGGTCAGAGCCTTGTCCGGGACGCTGTCCGGACAGCGGTCGAAGTCGACCGCCGACGCGCGGAAGGCATGCGCACCGCTGCCTCGGGGAGCGGATCAGGCCATGGTCGCTACGTTCAGCCAGTTCGCAGTGGTCACCATCGTCTGGAGAGTGGTCGCCGCGGGGCGGTGGTGCACGCGAGCAGGCTGGTCGACTCGCTGGGATTCGACCGGACCGAACGCGCCCGGCTGAAGGCGATCAGCAAGGGGGAGGACCTCGGCGCCGTGGCGCGGTGGCCGGATCCGCAGGCCATTGAGCGAGCGGGAGCTGATGCGCCACGAGCAGAAGTCCGCGCTGCTCGTGGCGTACGACGCGTACTTCCCGGACATCGCCACGAAGGAGTCACTGGTCGAAAGGCTCCGCGTAGCCGGCCGCGGCGAGTGCGAGCTCGACGACCGGCTCGTGATGCTCGTGTGGTCGGCCATCTTGTGGTAGCCGCCGTTGTCCTCGTGGAGCAGCAGCACGAAATCTTCGGGTAGCGACAGCGAGGACATGGCCACATCCTCGCGGTGATCAGCCACCGGTGAGATCGCCGCGCCTGACGATTCCGGCCGGCGACTACCCCAGCCGCATGCGCATGAGGCGGACGTTGTACTGCTCCCACTGCGACATCACGAAATACACCTCGCCGCGAGATCCCATCTCCGGGTGGATGAACGGCGCGTAGAGGCCGGGATAGTCGCGGCTGCTGACGACTTCCCGGGCCGGGCTCCACGGCCCGATGGGAGTCGGCGAGGTCCGCAGCACGATCGCCGCGCGCCGTTCGTCGAGGTACATCGCCATCCAGCACCGGCAATACTTGCGGTATCCGACGGAAAGCTCACCGACGGCGTCCCCGAACACCGGCCTGGCGCGTGCTTCGTCGGGCCGCCACGCCAAGCCGTCCCAGTACTCGTACGCGGCCTTGTCGAGGACCTCGTCGTCGCGCACCCGCGCCAGCGAGGCAGACCCGAACCGGCCGTTGGGCTTCCCGAACAGGTACACGTACCGGTCGTCGCGGACCAGCGCCGCCAGCTGGAACCCGTTGCCGCCATCCGAGTTGTCCCAGCGCGGTGTTGCGGCCTTGGTCCAGCGCGCGCCACCGTCATCGGAGTAGGCGATGCCGGCGTAGTTGGTGCGCCAGTGGCCGGGAGCGCCCCACGAGCGGACCGACATGTAGTGCAGGTACTGCCGACCGCGGACCGAGATTCCCGCCGTGGGGTTGACCGTGTACTCCTGCACGGCGGTATCCCGGGGTATCACCTCGCCCGCCCGGCCCGGCGAGTCCTGGACCATGTCCGCGATGACCAGGCCGACGGACGGCGGACCCAACGTGGTGCGGCCCAGCGCGTTCGCCCGCCAGTCCAGGTCGCCCCGCGCCCCGTGGCCGCTGCCGCCGGGCCCGAACGTGTCCCCGAAGGCCATCAGCACACCGCCGCGACCGTCGGTCCACATGATCCCCAGGTCCGTTCCGTGGACCCGGAACCGGAGATCGGTGCGATTCGGCGACTCCGCACCGGTCACCCAGCCGACCGCGCTCACCTCGGCGACGCGCGGCACCGGCTCCGCCCCGGCCTGCGGCGTGAGCACGCAGGCGAGCAGCACGACGGCCCCGGCGAAGGAGCCGATCCGCCGCCGACCAGCGGGCGCGAAAACGGCCACTCCTGATTGTCAACCCTCCAGGCGCCGGCAGCATCTATCGAGACACCTAGTTGGTAACGATAATCATTATCGTCTATGCTTGCGGCCGCCAGCACGCCGGCACACGGGAAGGAAGCACATGAAGGTGAGAGCGTCGCTCAAGTCCCTGAAGGACAAGGACGGCTCCCAGGTGGTCCGCCGCCGGGGCAAGCTCTACGTCGTCAACAAGCGCAACCCCCGGTGGAAGGGACGCCAGGGCTGACGCCCCACGGATCAGGCGCCCAAGTCCCCACGGGCGGGGAGGCGAAGCCGTCTCCCCGCCGGCGCTTGCACGTGAGCACCGTGGCGCCTTCGTCGGCTGTTCCGTCTATCCGGTGTCCCGCGGTGAGAACGGCGCGTCAACGCCGGGCACGTGCCCTGGAGCCATGTGCGGCGATTCGCCCAGCCGAGTAGAACTGACCGGGACGGGACCAGTGCTCGATGACCGCGAGGGCGGAACCCTTGACCGACACGGCGATGCCGAAGAACGAAACGACGATCCCGGTTCTTCCCTGTGCGTCACTGGAGGACACGCTCGACTTCTACGAGATGCTCGGTTTCGAGGTCACCTACAAGCAGAAGAAGCCGTACCTGTACCTCGCGCTGAGGTGCAGCGGATTCGAAGTCCACTTCGGTGCCGGCCCCGAAGGCATGGACCCCAGCCTCGAGAACGCCGGAGGCTGCCTGGTCATGGTGGACGAAGTCGCGCCGTACCACGCCGAGTTCACCCAGTCCATGCGGCGGGCCCACGGCAAGGTGCTGGTGTCCGGACGGCCGCGGATCACGCGCCTGCGGCCCGGGGCGAGCCGCTTCACGCTCGTCGACCCCTCGGGCAACTCGCTCGTCTTCATCCGGCGCGACGAACCGGC is a window of Saccharopolyspora erythraea NRRL 2338 DNA encoding:
- a CDS encoding DUF4185 domain-containing protein encodes the protein MAVFAPAGRRRIGSFAGAVVLLACVLTPQAGAEPVPRVAEVSAVGWVTGAESPNRTDLRFRVHGTDLGIMWTDGRGGVLMAFGDTFGPGGSGHGARGDLDWRANALGRTTLGPPSVGLVIADMVQDSPGRAGEVIPRDTAVQEYTVNPTAGISVRGRQYLHYMSVRSWGAPGHWRTNYAGIAYSDDGGARWTKAATPRWDNSDGGNGFQLAALVRDDRYVYLFGKPNGRFGSASLARVRDDEVLDKAAYEYWDGLAWRPDEARARPVFGDAVGELSVGYRKYCRCWMAMYLDERRAAIVLRTSPTPIGPWSPAREVVSSRDYPGLYAPFIHPEMGSRGEVYFVMSQWEQYNVRLMRMRLG
- the ykgO gene encoding type B 50S ribosomal protein L36 gives rise to the protein MKVRASLKSLKDKDGSQVVRRRGKLYVVNKRNPRWKGRQG
- a CDS encoding glyoxalase, whose translation is MPKNETTIPVLPCASLEDTLDFYEMLGFEVTYKQKKPYLYLALRCSGFEVHFGAGPEGMDPSLENAGGCLVMVDEVAPYHAEFTQSMRRAHGKVLVSGRPRITRLRPGASRFTLVDPSGNSLVFIRRDEPAELEYGGSKELQGLARALDNARILRDFKNDDLAAFRALKSALRRHGDKAAPVDRAVALATLVELAIARDDRDGIDEWIAELRSIPLDAQEKRVIEDKLREATDPKSWLAETGTPPEE